One genomic region from Sulfuriflexus mobilis encodes:
- the sppA gene encoding signal peptide peptidase SppA has protein sequence MTEPKDNENWERETINKLAFAAITEQRRARRWTLVFRGLVLVWLFSFLALAIIGEQEANLELGAHTALIEIKGVISDDAEASADNVVTALRKAFKNKHAAAVILRINSPGGSPVQSGYINDEIIRLRNKYPDKPLYAVITDICASGGYYIAAAADQIYADKASLVGSIGVIMNGFGFTGTMDKLGVERRLLTAGEHKGFLDPFSPLKKEEVTHIKQQLDNLHSQFIDVVKNGRGDRLADDEKLFSGYIWSGEKSVELGLVDALGSSSYVAREIVGEEKLVDYTVRPSFVDRFAERIGASMGKSISATVGLESLQLK, from the coding sequence ATGACTGAGCCAAAAGACAACGAAAACTGGGAACGCGAGACCATCAACAAACTTGCCTTCGCCGCGATCACCGAGCAACGCCGCGCACGCCGCTGGACCCTGGTCTTCCGGGGCCTGGTGCTGGTGTGGCTGTTCAGTTTTCTTGCCCTGGCCATCATAGGTGAGCAGGAAGCCAATCTTGAACTTGGCGCGCACACCGCACTTATCGAAATAAAGGGCGTCATTTCTGATGATGCCGAGGCCAGTGCCGACAATGTCGTCACCGCGCTGCGCAAGGCCTTCAAGAATAAACATGCCGCCGCGGTGATCCTGCGCATCAACAGCCCGGGTGGCAGCCCGGTGCAGTCCGGTTATATCAATGACGAGATCATTCGCCTTCGTAACAAATACCCGGACAAACCCCTTTACGCCGTGATCACGGATATCTGTGCCTCGGGGGGGTATTACATTGCCGCCGCCGCCGATCAGATCTATGCCGACAAGGCCAGCCTGGTCGGTTCCATCGGTGTCATCATGAACGGCTTTGGTTTCACCGGCACCATGGACAAGCTCGGGGTGGAACGACGTCTGCTGACGGCCGGTGAACACAAGGGTTTCCTTGACCCGTTCTCTCCGCTGAAGAAAGAGGAAGTCACGCATATCAAACAACAACTCGACAACCTGCACAGCCAGTTTATTGATGTGGTCAAGAATGGTCGTGGTGACCGCCTCGCCGATGACGAGAAACTCTTCAGCGGTTATATCTGGTCGGGTGAAAAGAGTGTCGAGCTCGGCCTGGTCGATGCCCTCGGCAGCAGCAGTTACGTCGCCCGCGAGATCGTCGGTGAAGAGAAGCTTGTCGATTACACCGTACGTCCAAGCTTTGTCGACCGCTTTGCCGAGCGCATTGGTGCCTCGATGGGAAAAAGCATCAGCGCCACAGTGGGGCTTGAGTCGTTGCAGCTGAAATAA